From the Streptomyces sp. Tu 2975 genome, one window contains:
- a CDS encoding ABC transporter ATP-binding protein encodes MTIIEETAGVPAPRAGGEASGPLLEVRDLHVEFHTRDGVAKAVNGVNYSVDSGETLAVLGESGSGKSVTAQAIMGILDMPPGKIPHGQILFRGQDMLTMSNEERRKIRGRKIAMIFQDALSSLNPVLSVGYQLGEMFRVHQGLSKKDAKAKSIELMDKVKIPAAKARVGDYPHQFSGGMRQRIMIAMALALEPDLIIADEPTTALDVTVQAQVMDLLAELQREYNMGLILITHDLGVVADVADKIAVMYAGRIVETAPVHELYKRPAHPYTRGLLDSIPRLDQKGQELYAIKGLPPNLLKIPSGCAFNPRCPKADDICRTEIPALAPVTEQDGSDLPGRGSACHFWKETIHG; translated from the coding sequence GTGACCATCATCGAAGAAACAGCAGGCGTCCCGGCGCCCCGCGCGGGCGGCGAGGCCTCCGGTCCGCTGCTCGAAGTGCGCGACCTGCATGTCGAGTTCCACACCCGTGACGGTGTCGCCAAGGCAGTCAACGGCGTCAACTACAGCGTCGACTCCGGTGAGACGCTGGCCGTCCTCGGCGAGTCGGGCTCCGGCAAGTCGGTCACCGCCCAGGCCATCATGGGCATCCTCGACATGCCGCCCGGCAAGATCCCGCACGGACAGATCCTCTTCCGTGGCCAGGACATGCTCACGATGAGCAACGAGGAGCGGCGGAAGATCCGCGGCCGGAAGATCGCGATGATCTTCCAGGACGCGCTGTCCTCCCTCAACCCGGTCCTCTCCGTGGGCTACCAGCTCGGCGAGATGTTCCGGGTCCACCAGGGCCTGTCCAAGAAGGACGCCAAGGCCAAGTCCATCGAGCTGATGGACAAGGTGAAGATCCCGGCCGCCAAGGCCCGGGTCGGCGACTACCCCCACCAGTTCTCCGGCGGTATGCGCCAGCGCATCATGATCGCCATGGCCCTGGCTCTCGAGCCTGACCTGATCATCGCCGACGAGCCGACCACCGCGCTCGACGTGACCGTCCAGGCGCAGGTCATGGACCTGCTCGCGGAGCTCCAGCGCGAGTACAACATGGGCCTGATCCTGATCACCCACGACCTCGGCGTCGTCGCCGACGTCGCGGACAAGATCGCCGTGATGTACGCGGGCCGGATCGTCGAGACGGCCCCCGTGCACGAGCTGTACAAGCGGCCGGCGCACCCGTACACCCGGGGTCTGCTCGACTCGATCCCGCGCCTGGACCAGAAGGGCCAGGAGCTGTACGCGATCAAGGGCCTGCCGCCCAACCTGCTGAAGATCCCGAGTGGTTGCGCCTTCAACCCGCGCTGCCCCAAGGCGGACGACATCTGCCGCACGGAGATCCCGGCGCTGGCTCCGGTGACCGAGCAGGACGGCAGTGATCTGCCCGGCCGCGGCAGCGCGTGCCACTTCTGGAAGGAGACGATCCATGGCTGA
- a CDS encoding ABC transporter permease, protein MGRYVARRLLQMIPVFIGSTFLIFAMMFALPGDPVRALMGDQAFDPAVVEAIRHDRGLDLPLWQQYLKYLFELVQGNFGTEIASQRPIADIIAQAFPVTIRLTLFAFTFTVVVGIGLGIIAGLRPESVRDRGLLALTLVLISMPSFVLGYLMQYLFAFKWGVTTPTVQDSESFGDLLLPAIVLGSLSLAYVARLTRTSMAENLRADYMRTAVAKGLPRRRIIGVHLMRNSLVPVVTFLGTDIGNLMTGAIVTEGIFNVQGVGDAIYEALFRREGATVVGIASLIVLVYLLASLLVDLLYAVLDPRIRYA, encoded by the coding sequence ATGGGGCGCTACGTCGCACGACGACTGCTCCAGATGATCCCGGTGTTCATCGGGTCAACCTTTTTGATCTTCGCCATGATGTTCGCGCTGCCCGGCGACCCCGTCAGAGCGCTCATGGGGGACCAGGCTTTCGACCCGGCCGTGGTCGAGGCCATTCGCCATGACCGCGGTCTCGACCTGCCGCTCTGGCAGCAGTACCTGAAGTACCTCTTCGAGCTGGTTCAGGGGAACTTCGGCACGGAGATCGCGAGCCAGCGTCCCATCGCCGACATCATCGCGCAGGCGTTCCCGGTCACCATCCGGCTCACGCTCTTCGCGTTCACCTTCACGGTGGTCGTCGGTATCGGCCTCGGCATCATCGCGGGCCTGCGTCCCGAGTCCGTGCGGGACCGGGGGCTCCTCGCCCTCACCCTCGTGCTGATCTCGATGCCCTCCTTCGTGCTGGGCTACCTGATGCAGTACCTGTTCGCCTTCAAGTGGGGGGTGACGACCCCGACCGTGCAGGACTCCGAGAGCTTCGGAGACCTCCTCCTGCCGGCGATCGTCCTGGGTTCGCTGTCGCTCGCCTACGTGGCACGGCTGACCCGTACCTCGATGGCGGAGAACCTGCGCGCCGACTACATGCGCACGGCGGTCGCCAAGGGCCTGCCGCGCCGCCGGATCATCGGTGTCCACCTGATGCGCAACTCGCTCGTCCCGGTGGTCACCTTCCTCGGCACCGACATCGGCAACCTGATGACCGGCGCCATCGTCACCGAGGGCATTTTCAACGTCCAGGGCGTCGGTGACGCGATCTACGAGGCACTCTTCCGCCGCGAGGGCGCGACCGTCGTCGGCATCGCTTCCCTGATCGTCCTCGTCTACCTTCTCGCCAGCCTGCTCGTCGACCTGCTTTACGCGGTCCTGGACCCGAGGATCCGGTATGCCTGA
- a CDS encoding ABC transporter permease, producing the protein MPEKTAATAASTGAEKVTSTAAAPDTALVTQAPKPDKARSLWSDAWHDLRRNPLFLISAGLIVLLVVISAFPGLFTNASPRDADLANHYLGQPNWSHVFQADWFGYDGQGRSIYARVVYGARASIIVGVGVTALVTILGTLVGMIAGYFGGWIDTLLSRLTDIFMGIPFLLGALVVLTSFEKRAIWVVILALVFLGWTQIARVARGSVITIKQADYVVAAKALGASTTRILTRHVLPNALAPIIVVATIALGGYIAAEATLSFLGVGLAEPTVSWGVDVSSGREQLRNAPHVLIIPSVMVSITVLSFLMFGDAVRNALDPKLR; encoded by the coding sequence ATGCCTGAGAAGACCGCAGCCACCGCGGCGTCCACCGGGGCCGAGAAGGTCACCAGCACCGCTGCCGCTCCCGACACCGCGCTGGTCACCCAGGCGCCCAAGCCGGACAAGGCGCGCAGCCTGTGGTCCGACGCCTGGCACGACCTGCGCCGCAACCCGCTGTTCCTGATCTCTGCGGGTCTGATCGTCCTCCTCGTCGTCATCTCCGCGTTCCCGGGCCTGTTCACCAACGCCTCGCCGCGCGACGCCGACCTGGCGAACCACTACCTCGGCCAGCCGAACTGGAGCCACGTCTTCCAGGCCGACTGGTTCGGTTACGACGGCCAGGGCCGCTCGATCTACGCCCGTGTCGTCTACGGCGCCCGTGCCTCGATCATCGTCGGTGTCGGCGTCACCGCCCTGGTGACGATCCTCGGCACCCTCGTCGGCATGATCGCCGGTTACTTCGGCGGCTGGATCGACACCCTGCTGTCCCGCCTCACCGACATCTTCATGGGCATCCCGTTCCTGCTGGGCGCCCTTGTCGTCCTCACCAGCTTCGAGAAGCGCGCCATCTGGGTCGTCATCCTCGCCCTGGTGTTCCTGGGCTGGACCCAGATCGCCCGTGTCGCCCGCGGTTCCGTCATCACCATCAAGCAGGCGGACTACGTGGTGGCGGCCAAGGCGCTCGGCGCCTCGACCACCCGCATCCTGACCCGGCACGTCCTGCCCAACGCGCTCGCGCCGATCATCGTCGTCGCGACCATCGCCCTCGGTGGCTACATCGCCGCGGAGGCGACGCTGTCGTTCCTCGGTGTCGGCCTCGCCGAACCGACGGTCTCCTGGGGCGTCGACGTGTCCAGTGGACGTGAGCAGCTGCGCAACGCACCCCACGTGCTGATCATCCCGTCGGTGATGGTCTCGATCACGGTGCTCTCGTTCCTGATGTTCGGCGATGCGGTTCGCAACGCCCTCGACCCCAAGCTGCGCTGA